AATCGGCAGGTAACGGCAGGGGATGGACAACGTCAGCACCATCATGGTCGTCCCGTAAGCCGGTCCGTGTTCGGAGTCCCAGTATGCCCCCTCTCTCTGTTGTGCCAGCACCTGCTCGCGGATCGGCGGAAACCATTGTTGCCAGCGGCGGGGATCCTTCGCCTGGTACACGGCCTGGGCGGCATAGTAGATCCCGTAGTGGTAGTTGCCCTCCCTTTCCTTGTCCGCGCCGAGGTTGGCGATGAGATAGTCCAGGCCTCGCCGCGTTTCGTCGCAGTCGAACTCGCCGCAGACCTCCAGCGATGTGACCCCCGCCCCCGTGCGGGCATAACCCGGCTTGCCGGACCGCGTCTGATAGTAGAAGCCGCCGCCGCGGTCGGCGCAAAGCTTGACGTATTTGATTGCACGCTCGATGGTCTCGGCCGGCACGATCATGCCCGCATGCTGTGCGCCGCGCAGGGCCAGGATCTGCATGACGGTGACCGAAATATCCGCGTCGCGGCTGTGAGGTTGATATCGCCAGCCACCCTCGCTGTTCTGAGCGTTCACGATGACCCGCACGGCCGCCTGGATCGCCGCCGCAATCTCCGGTCGCTCGCTCATGCCGTAAATCTCGCTGAGCATCAGCGTGGCCGCCGCGTGCTCATACATGGGGCCGTGTGAGGACCCGTCGGCGTAATGGATGAAACCGCTGGGCTGAGCATTGGCCAACACCCAACCGATCCCGCGGTCCAGCACCGGCGCGTATTCGCCTTGCTCGGGAACGTTGCCGGTTGCCAGAAAAGCCAGAATGGCCAGCGAGGTCACCCCCACGTTCGGACCGACCTTGCCGTACATCCACGCCCCGCTGGGCAACTGGCACCCTGCCAGAAACTTCAACGCGCTGCGGATCGCCTCTTCCGATCCGGGTGTCATCTCCACGAACATGTCGGGCTGTTCAGGCGACTGGACCGACTTCTCAGCCTGCGCCACGACCGTTCGCGGCGGCAGAAGCGTCGTCAACGTCAGAAACAGGATCATCAGGCGTCCGTTGCTCATCAGCGCGCCTCCGCAGGTCGTGTCGCCGGTGGCTGCTCGCCGCGAAACGAGTTCAAGGCATCCTCGAGGGCCAGCACGATCGCCGGCATGTCCGTGCCGCCCAGTCGCGCAAGCCGCTCGGCCGTCGATCGCAGTCGCAGCCATCGCTCCTGCTGGCCAATGCGCGACGCGGCGTAGTCATCGGCCACCCGGCCTATCGACTCGGCAAGCTGACCGGCGGTTCGGGCCAGACGATCCTGTCGCCATTTCTCGGCTCGCGTCCGTTCCTGCCCGGCCGTCGATTGTCCCGACTGCTCGCCGCTTGCGATTCGGTTGACCGCTTCTGCACATTCGGCCTGGAGCGATTCCAGTTGCGAGAGCTTGTCCATGAGCTGTTCGAGCTCGTCATTCAGCGCTCTGGCCAGTTCAACTTCGCTCATGATCCTGAGTCTCCGCGACCGGGAGACGGGCCATTCCTGTCGGGCGGCGTGTTCGCCTTCATCGCGGGCCTCGAGCCACCAGGTGAGCGAGTCCCCGGGTTTGAGGTCCAGCGGCTCCAGTCGCCAGTCGTATTGCACGGCGGCACGCTTGCCGGATCTGTTCAGCGGGAGCTCGATACGGCCGGTATCAGTCGCCGTTCCTTTGCGATACAGCAGTGTGACCATGGCCGCTCCGTAATCGTCACTGATCTCCGCGGAGATGGGTAGCACGGCCGTCGGAGTTGCCCGGCGGTCGATGGACGGCGTAACCCGGTCAAACTGCGGATACTGATTGTCCGTCATCTCAATGCGGTAGACGACCGGATCGGGGTTGTGGAAGCCGTCCGCGTCGGTCAGGTGGACGCGGTACGACTGGCTGCTCCGCACGACCAAGGTCGTCTCCGCGCCCGGCGCGGGCGTCAGCGTCATCTGTGCCGAGGTGCCGTCCTCCCAGGCCAGTCGGCCGTCGGTGATGGACTTGCTGGCGATGACGATGAGCCTGAGTTGCGTCCCCAAGATGACCTGGACGTTGCCGTCCTCGATCTGTTGCGGGGGCAGATGCGTGTACTCGGGGTAGGTGCATTCCGTTCGGATCGCGACAATCTCCGGCGGCGGAATCATGGCCACCCGGCTGGGGGACGTGGCGTTGTCGCCGATCTCCAGCCAGATCTCGATGTCCTGCATCACCGGCCGATACTGGACGCGGAAATCACCGTTTTCTTCAATCTCGAAATATGCTCGATCTGCCGGGCTGCGTCCGGCCCGCACGCGCAGCGTTCCGCTCGACGGGACTGCGCCGGTCACCCGGCCGGCGACAATCAGCGTTCCGCCCCGGACCACGCGCTCACTGATGCTCGATACGCGTATGTGGGTTCGTTTCGGCCAGTCGACCTGAGCCCACGGCAGCAGCACCCGCCTGATGCCGATGGAAGCCGACTCGCGGTTGAATCCCGCGAGGGCGAGGACGATGGCGACTCCAAGCCATGCCGCCGCACACCTCTTGACGATCGATTCTCCGGGTATCACGGCCTTTGTGGCCAACAGTGGTGCCGTGGTCTCGGCGGCGGTGCGGACCCGGCCATAGAGGTCGTCTGACGCGCCGCTCCCTGCCCGGCGGGATGCATCCGCCAGTTGAACCGCGGTCACAAGTCTTCCGCGAAGATCCGGGTAGGCCCTCTCGATCATGAGGGCGGCCGAATCGAACGACAGGCTCTTCCACAAGGGCATGATGCTGCGACGCAAAACCCACACAACGGATGTGCCAAGCAGCACGAGCAGCAGCGCCCGCCACCAGCGCGGACCGCGAATCCACGCATCGAGGAGCACTGCGGCAATCATGGTACCGCTCAACCAAACAGCCAGCGTGCTGACCGCCAGAGTCCGCCTGAGCCGCGCCCAGCGGCGCCGCACTTGTACAATCCGAAAAAGGCAGGCCTTCGGGGTCGCAAGCTGAGGTCCGTCTCTCACGGTTTGTACCGCTGCTGTGCTCATTGGATCATCACGGCAACTGCCAAAGCCTTCGCAGAACCCAATCCGCTGCCAGAAGGCTCACAAGCATCAAAACAAGGATCGGCTTGTCCCACAGCCGATAGTCTCGTTGTTCGCCGACCGAACGCGGAGAAAGATCGATTCCCGAGATCACTCTGTCGATGTCCGAGGCCAAGCCGCTTTGCCCACCAGTGTTCTCGGCGATTTCCCTCATCAGTGCCGGGTTGGCCGCCGGTTCCGCCGGCTCGAGTTGCGGCGCCTGGACCTCCACAATCGACGAAGCCTCAAGGGCGTAACCATCCAGCCACAGCTTGTGCAGCCCCGCAACGGTCAGCGGCACACGGGCTTCGTACATGTGTTCGGCGCCGGGCGAGGGAGTCAGTGGCACCTTCTGCTGACGGCCGTCTTCGCTCTCGGTTACCAGCACCGGCAGTTCCGTCCCGGCCAGTTCCTCGGCCCGCACCGTGACCAGCGCCGTGTCGTTGCGATTGTACACGCTTCGATCGGTCCACAGATGCACCTGGCGGCTCTCTCCGCCGAGGTGGGGGGCGCCAAGGTATTGAACGACCTGGCCCCAGAGTCGATAGAAAACGCGGTCTCCCTGCTTGAACCGCCAGCGCCACGTCTCGTCAATGCCGCAGAAGAAGCTCTTGCCTTTGCCGGAGTTCTGAACCGCCATGATCGGCATGCGCTCATTCTGTCCGGCTTGGGCCGTCTCCGTCGGGTGGACCGCCAGCACCAGTGCCCCCGGCCGTGCCTTCCGGACGGGGGCGAACCAGTAGACGGCCGGCAGGGCCTTCCATTGCTCGAGGTTGCTTTCCATATCGTCGCCAAGCTGGATCGCCGAATGCGTCTGTCCCAGAGGCGTCAATTCGGGAACGAACAGGTCATCTTTGCCGCTCCTGGGTCTGTGAGGCGAACGTCCTGCCTCCTCGGCCGCTTCGACGGGGAACAGGTCGGCGAATGACGTCTCAGCATAGGCCTGCGGGTTGAAGCTCGGACCGGCCAGCAGCATCATCCCGGCGCCTTCATCGCGGACCATCGCCCCGATCCACTCCGTCTGTTCGGCCGTCAAAATGCCCGGATCAACGTCGCCGATGATGAACACGTCATAGTTCTTGAAGGCATCGCGGTTGTTCGGCAGGGAGGCGATCAGCGGCGGCGGAGGATTCGCCACCGGCTCGGCTCCCGTCAACAGAATCTGTAACCTGAGCCTGCGGTCGCGATTCATCGCGTCGCGCAGAAAACGATATTGCCATCGAGGCCGGCCTTCCAGGTAGAGCACGCGAATCTTGTCGGCCGTGACTCGGGCGACGAAGCTGCGGTGGTTGTTCTGGTGGGCGGTTTCGTCGGGTTGCGGTGCCACTTCCACGCGGAACGTGTGTTCCCCGGCCTGACGGGGCGTGAACGTGATGGCCACGTTGATTTCGCCGGCGTTCTCGTCGAATACGGCATCCGCACGGCCCAGTTCCTGCGATCCGCTTCTCAGAACGACCGGCACACGCCGCGTCTGGTAGCCCCGCTGTCTGAGTCGAACGACGACCGTGGCCGGATCGTCGCTGAACAGCAGATCGTTCGCCAGGACCTGCCGCACCTCGATGTCCCGCGGGTTGGCGTCGCCTACGGTCACGGTGTGTATGGGCACGCCGGCCTGTTTCCAGCGCGAGCAGGCGGCCAGCGGTGAGCCGCCGGTATTGTTGGCTCCGTCGCTGAATAGCAGCACCCCGGCCGTGGGCCGGCCTCGCAGTCGCTCAACTATTCCGTCGATGCTCGGTGTGAGGGCGGTATACGGTGCCGAAGCATCCAACTCGCCCAAGCCGGCCGATTCACCGTTGATGCCCACGGGGCGTGCCGTCCGGTCGAAGGTAAAGAGGAGTAGTTCGGCCGAGCGAGATAACCGGTCCAGTCGTGAGCCCTCCCTGTCTCGGTCGGCAAGCAGCAGCGACTTGACAAGGTCGATACGCGACACGCCGGCAGGCGCGGACGCCGACACGACGGCAGGCGTGCTTGCGGGCGCCGATTCACCCGCGCCACCCGTGGCGTAACGGTCCTGGAGGGACATGCTCTGCGATCCGTCGACGGCCACGGCCAGCGTGGGCTTGAGTCGGTGGCTGACCTGAACCTGCAATGAGAGATCGAGTAGCATGGGCACGAGGCAGGCGACGGCCGCAATTCGAAGCGACGCCAGTGCCGTCCGCTTGCGGAGCGACAGGTCTGGTCCCTTGGTCCGCGAGATCCAGATCGCCAGTATGACCAACCCGATTCCGGCCGCGATCGTTCCCGCCGTCCCAAGAAGCGGATAAGCGCGCAGAGAGACTTCGCTTGACTGCCCGTCAAGTTGCTGAGGCCACAACAGCCAGTTCAACCAATGCGGACCGCTCATCTCCTGTTACGCTTTCGTTACGTGTTCCTACAAGCCCATCGCTTTCTTCAGCATTGCCTGCGCGTCCACTTGCCTGGGAGCGAACAACTTGACCAGCAGCAATTCAGCGGCCAGCAGGATCAGTAATATCACGATGCCGGTCGTCGACAGTTCGGCCTCACGCTTGGCCGTGAGCAAGGCCGTCCGGATCGAATCGTCGGGGCCGATGATCCGCGTCTTCGCTAACGACGGTTTCTCCCGCAATTGTGCGAGGGCAAGCATGGCCGGATCGAACTCATCGGCAGGCAGGTTCACC
Above is a genomic segment from Phycisphaerae bacterium containing:
- a CDS encoding terpene cyclase/mutase family protein; its protein translation is MSNGRLMILFLTLTTLLPPRTVVAQAEKSVQSPEQPDMFVEMTPGSEEAIRSALKFLAGCQLPSGAWMYGKVGPNVGVTSLAILAFLATGNVPEQGEYAPVLDRGIGWVLANAQPSGFIHYADGSSHGPMYEHAAATLMLSEIYGMSERPEIAAAIQAAVRVIVNAQNSEGGWRYQPHSRDADISVTVMQILALRGAQHAGMIVPAETIERAIKYVKLCADRGGGFYYQTRSGKPGYARTGAGVTSLEVCGEFDCDETRRGLDYLIANLGADKEREGNYHYGIYYAAQAVYQAKDPRRWQQWFPPIREQVLAQQREGAYWDSEHGPAYGTTMMVLTLSIPCRYLPIYQR